The following coding sequences lie in one Methanopyrus sp. SNP6 genomic window:
- a CDS encoding GTP-binding protein, translated as MIPGANRTEASAERLEGGDVNVVNVVVCGHFNHGKTTLVKALTGEWLDRLPHEREMGVTIEPARAFLEFRDTTISFVDVPGHRDYIRNMLTSAWSADYAILVVAADEGPCPGTIDHALVVSFYGARVLPVVNKVDLVDRNRVSEVADEVMDLLELLGVETVREPVLVSAKTGEGAEELLDALAELEEPPRPSESDSLRAPVESTRRVGETTVDVFGVVDRGTLEEGWVEVQPGGLNAEVLEVESAGGFRPGSPFKARLKVEGSITRGMCLGEGLSTSDGIRAEVLSIGAKVRPGTMGKVHVLSAAANVEFVEVETHAGTEVIRPYAEGHNVAHVVLELDREVVVEPGDRFLVTVGDEPAVLGVVEGAAR; from the coding sequence GTGATCCCCGGAGCTAACCGCACGGAAGCGAGCGCGGAGCGGCTGGAGGGTGGCGATGTGAATGTAGTCAACGTAGTCGTCTGCGGACATTTCAACCACGGGAAGACTACGCTCGTGAAAGCGTTGACCGGTGAATGGCTGGATAGGCTGCCCCATGAGCGGGAAATGGGTGTCACAATAGAACCCGCACGCGCGTTCCTGGAGTTCCGTGACACCACGATCTCGTTCGTGGACGTGCCGGGTCACCGCGACTACATCCGTAACATGCTGACGTCCGCATGGAGCGCGGACTACGCGATTCTAGTGGTCGCGGCCGACGAGGGACCGTGTCCAGGGACGATCGACCACGCGCTCGTGGTCTCATTCTACGGGGCGAGGGTACTACCGGTCGTGAACAAGGTGGACCTGGTGGACCGTAACCGGGTATCCGAGGTCGCGGACGAGGTGATGGATCTTTTGGAGCTGCTCGGGGTGGAAACTGTCAGAGAACCGGTCCTGGTGTCCGCAAAGACCGGGGAAGGGGCGGAAGAGCTGCTCGACGCGCTGGCCGAGCTGGAAGAACCACCTCGACCGTCCGAATCGGACTCGCTGCGGGCTCCGGTGGAATCCACGCGGAGGGTGGGTGAGACGACCGTTGATGTGTTCGGAGTAGTGGATCGAGGTACGCTGGAGGAAGGGTGGGTCGAAGTTCAGCCGGGTGGGCTGAACGCGGAAGTGTTGGAGGTGGAGTCGGCGGGCGGATTCAGACCGGGATCACCGTTCAAGGCTAGGCTGAAGGTGGAGGGCTCGATCACACGTGGGATGTGCCTCGGGGAAGGATTATCGACCTCCGACGGGATAAGGGCGGAAGTCCTCTCGATAGGCGCCAAGGTTCGGCCCGGGACGATGGGGAAGGTACACGTGCTCTCAGCGGCCGCGAACGTCGAGTTCGTGGAAGTCGAGACGCACGCAGGAACGGAAGTGATACGACCCTACGCCGAGGGTCACAACGTGGCACACGTCGTCTTGGAGCTGGACCGTGAGGTAGTTGTGGAACCCGGCGACCGGTTCCTGGTGACCGTGGGCGACGAACCGGCGGTGCTTGGGGTCGTGGAGGGGGCGGCGCGTTGA
- a CDS encoding cobaltochelatase subunit CobN has product MPCPPLILSLLLITAFTSFVPVSCGEVVVISRYAGQFIEPLSKSGVDFLAIDPRSYDSLIVGANLEEVREETCERIRNASAVILYRSSGLTVLDPYSAPEYAALAEALSRGVPFYVYQNDINIPIGSAKAEMVPLVDRTVDVGGTEIPLYMFLTTLSERNLVQFFRYVGSGEPPRAFYLDGLLSLYDPLTDTVVSYDHPVDPIVILRYQREFPHGEVLSSYHGITVYPRWFVELIRGEVLPRLHEIFDRYRKLGESKGFYSSRAPTVFVVFDSANLLGRHLGYLDWLKVLAGKLHERGYNVVPIALHYDILYMLPEELLKALEPLIEEEHTVCIMWAVNHSMMRYYGPDSRLVRLFERLNVPVIGLDSNHMGMTKLQWECLYMSERAADHYMVFNVIVPENLGFLGPFLVGTSRVVRLPPGLARHVPGGVLRISGSAVEETIDAVVRLVEKLRRLREAPNREKRVALVYGVDTFGRDFVAVADQLDVPASVLHILAWLRENRYSVRTPWDEVLHRVVELDREAWELLELGDFRRAVEIFRDAMNVLLGLSDQFYREYLSKAYHVGPYVRTPPLHTGLNRFVERMSGRAHEVELLLLDKVTLDEYLEWYHSLPEPTRLYVERGILGYLRYLVERADHGELPPDKRHLEFLRVRMKALMDTAISCLNLLDLDDEARKALVDRLRDVFAEVTDLLVDIALGRQLDKEDVLRELDGLWEEWSDRLDELGGLFGWGPPEKSPFLRIVDGVRAFPIPGMKFGNIIVLPEPPLLRMKSEAELRTVVLPPTHLYLAFWYYLMRKFDADAVIRIGSRGNLEWTPLKPILPLGWEFPIVLSDGTPIVCLYHVGDPTGCVTARRRLGAIVLGYFPAPRNEVRFDPEVERLIETLEKYLQSRSPALRDAILELVRSTGLYAAVANDLEEFERDFDRCASLLYEFLREVEEESGMCGLHVYGLPSIDPEDPFHSLECMVELALRRALWRKISINWEAVWAGRDCDETSHLAREVLRRFLLSAKYEIENLLKALHAEYIRPGFGGSPLRYVYVAPTGRNTCAYDTRRFPDETAVSVSSVVATELYRRTEDRVIMVMGPTDLATGGLQYALALELLGYVPVKTSFRSYTPTTTGRTSCRTNLTGEVIGVLPWELPLVHVRHPNVPVQTLLVRGRVTEVRYSGRSLTAVVDDGTARVEIVLPEGTLVSVGQELVVLGIPDFEAENVRLLCSDLVISYSEEDVVDVADLVAIPTVCGGTSACVSGIVKQVLNDHTIVLRSEYDPSASITVTFRYPVNLRIGERVVVVGELTFDLRTVRIVGIEVLDLPRVRKDVLLLVSGATFQGISPSALSLVNMCRMLDVVAAEPWVALAIGERSYLSPTARPHGAGRWDVLRDVLEALERSLEEVKERLRDRGCVPEVLRKLLDDVMTKLERDPLGTLHELHEGLKELNDYVVVGLRDLVGWNLAELLWSVAIGTGLWILPSRNAPFLHWAVSYLVLREALKDRLPDWLLGELTWDNVPVMAGAAVFTQCPGEFIAPVLPMIEAGMYTSDSVESLGLRTLVGFSYTVLPYVRSELVGMRQPFLHCPLALALAVVTSDAVLQVFDSYDDYSNLFCCGCTVNLEASARALLDYLLRENSVRGWTLDVSKVDLGAFKPGWNVAKGAGRLARLVGWSEALLRAVNDLRVTARKIDRGSGPLVTTRAYLMRSLLRTLYNRSFTTGLRRFGASGALYLLRSLKRFATLGYVAVGRRDFATVLPTVWSIVKANADWLASVPTALASAAFSLVRISTDLSIPYPREALSWIASVACCCPELCAFQSGIVERMAVETATPVSRTAPMTRPVLRPTVHVTTAVHMTPVISQVVATVSRVAMATGTGVSPKSLGHTGVGVSLEGVADKVAGTGKGVGSTVAMSGRVLTREYQATPTSYFPRWLLALTLLVSFFLAVWWAKRYEPDPRGW; this is encoded by the coding sequence GTGCCGTGTCCCCCCCTAATTCTCTCGCTATTACTCATCACAGCCTTTACTTCGTTCGTACCGGTTTCTTGCGGTGAGGTGGTAGTTATCTCACGTTACGCCGGTCAGTTCATAGAACCGTTATCGAAGTCCGGAGTGGACTTCCTCGCCATCGACCCGCGTTCGTACGACTCCCTCATCGTAGGTGCGAACCTCGAGGAGGTGAGGGAAGAAACCTGCGAGCGCATCCGGAACGCTTCGGCCGTGATACTATATCGATCGTCAGGACTGACGGTGTTGGACCCGTACTCGGCGCCGGAGTACGCGGCTCTAGCTGAGGCCCTGTCGCGCGGTGTCCCATTCTATGTGTATCAGAACGACATCAACATCCCGATCGGTTCGGCCAAGGCCGAAATGGTACCGCTGGTGGACCGCACGGTGGACGTAGGGGGCACCGAGATCCCACTTTACATGTTCCTAACTACGCTCTCCGAGCGTAACCTGGTTCAGTTCTTCAGGTACGTGGGAAGTGGAGAACCACCCAGAGCGTTCTACCTCGACGGTTTGCTGTCCCTGTACGACCCGCTCACTGATACCGTGGTCTCCTACGACCATCCCGTCGATCCGATCGTGATCCTGAGGTACCAGCGCGAGTTCCCACACGGCGAGGTACTATCCAGCTACCACGGTATCACCGTGTACCCACGGTGGTTCGTGGAGCTGATCCGCGGCGAGGTCCTTCCCAGGCTTCACGAGATCTTCGACCGCTACCGGAAACTGGGTGAGTCGAAAGGTTTCTACTCCTCGAGAGCCCCGACAGTGTTCGTCGTCTTCGACTCGGCCAACCTCTTGGGCCGACACCTCGGCTACCTCGACTGGTTGAAGGTGCTTGCAGGGAAGCTCCACGAACGCGGGTACAACGTGGTGCCCATCGCCCTGCACTACGACATCCTGTACATGCTACCCGAAGAACTTCTCAAGGCACTGGAGCCGCTAATCGAGGAAGAGCATACTGTATGTATCATGTGGGCTGTCAACCACAGTATGATGCGGTACTACGGTCCCGACAGCCGGCTCGTGAGACTGTTCGAGCGGCTGAACGTCCCGGTGATCGGCTTGGATAGCAACCACATGGGCATGACTAAGCTGCAGTGGGAATGCCTGTACATGTCCGAGCGCGCTGCCGACCATTACATGGTGTTCAACGTGATCGTACCGGAGAACCTCGGCTTCCTAGGTCCGTTCCTCGTCGGGACATCGCGCGTTGTCAGGTTACCACCGGGGCTCGCCCGACACGTCCCAGGTGGAGTACTCCGAATCAGCGGTAGCGCGGTCGAGGAAACGATCGACGCCGTCGTCCGCCTAGTCGAGAAGCTCCGCCGGTTGCGTGAGGCTCCCAACCGTGAGAAGAGAGTGGCATTGGTGTACGGCGTCGACACCTTCGGTCGGGACTTCGTAGCGGTAGCTGATCAATTGGACGTGCCCGCGAGCGTGTTACACATCCTGGCTTGGCTGCGCGAGAATAGGTACTCGGTCCGCACACCGTGGGACGAGGTGCTACACCGGGTTGTCGAGTTGGACCGAGAGGCGTGGGAACTTCTCGAGCTAGGTGATTTCCGTCGGGCAGTCGAGATCTTCCGTGATGCAATGAATGTGCTGCTAGGGCTATCGGACCAATTCTATCGTGAGTACTTGTCCAAAGCTTATCACGTGGGCCCGTACGTGAGGACCCCGCCCCTCCACACCGGTCTAAACCGGTTTGTCGAGCGAATGAGTGGTCGGGCGCACGAGGTCGAGTTACTACTCCTCGACAAGGTTACCCTCGACGAATACCTCGAGTGGTATCACTCTCTCCCCGAACCCACTCGACTGTACGTAGAACGGGGGATACTAGGATACCTCAGGTATCTCGTCGAGCGGGCTGACCACGGGGAATTACCTCCCGACAAACGCCACCTCGAGTTCCTCCGGGTAAGGATGAAGGCGCTGATGGACACCGCGATCTCGTGCCTGAACCTGTTGGATCTCGATGATGAGGCCCGAAAGGCTCTGGTGGATAGGTTACGGGATGTCTTCGCGGAGGTGACAGACCTGCTCGTCGATATCGCGTTAGGTCGCCAGCTGGACAAGGAGGACGTGCTGCGCGAGTTGGACGGGTTGTGGGAGGAGTGGAGTGATCGGTTGGACGAGCTGGGCGGGCTCTTCGGGTGGGGTCCGCCCGAGAAATCCCCGTTCCTGAGGATCGTGGATGGGGTTCGCGCGTTTCCGATACCAGGAATGAAATTCGGAAACATTATCGTACTTCCAGAACCGCCTCTGTTGCGGATGAAGTCCGAGGCGGAGCTCCGGACGGTCGTGCTCCCGCCCACTCATCTCTACCTGGCGTTCTGGTACTACCTCATGCGGAAGTTCGACGCGGACGCGGTAATTAGGATCGGAAGCCGCGGTAACCTCGAGTGGACTCCGTTGAAACCGATCCTTCCACTCGGCTGGGAATTCCCCATAGTCCTATCCGACGGTACCCCTATCGTCTGCTTGTACCACGTGGGGGATCCGACCGGCTGCGTCACGGCCAGGCGCCGGCTTGGCGCGATCGTCCTCGGTTACTTCCCAGCGCCCAGAAACGAGGTCCGATTCGATCCTGAGGTAGAGCGATTGATCGAGACGCTGGAGAAGTACTTGCAGTCACGGTCACCCGCGCTCCGAGACGCGATTCTCGAACTAGTTCGATCCACGGGACTGTACGCGGCAGTCGCGAACGATCTCGAGGAATTCGAGCGGGACTTTGACCGGTGTGCGAGTCTATTGTACGAGTTCCTAAGGGAGGTCGAGGAAGAATCGGGAATGTGTGGGTTACACGTGTACGGCCTGCCATCGATCGACCCTGAGGACCCGTTCCACTCGCTCGAATGCATGGTCGAGCTCGCCCTACGACGGGCGTTGTGGAGGAAGATAAGCATAAATTGGGAGGCAGTGTGGGCAGGGAGGGACTGCGACGAGACCTCACACTTGGCCCGCGAAGTGCTCAGAAGGTTTCTGCTCAGTGCTAAGTACGAGATCGAGAACCTCCTCAAAGCACTGCACGCGGAGTACATACGCCCGGGATTCGGCGGCTCACCGCTTCGATACGTCTACGTCGCCCCGACCGGGAGGAATACCTGCGCTTACGATACGCGGAGGTTCCCTGACGAAACTGCCGTCTCCGTGTCGTCGGTGGTCGCGACTGAACTGTACCGGCGTACGGAGGATCGTGTGATCATGGTGATGGGGCCGACCGATTTAGCCACTGGCGGCCTCCAGTACGCGCTCGCCCTGGAATTACTCGGTTACGTGCCTGTGAAGACCTCTTTCAGGAGCTATACTCCCACGACGACGGGTCGGACCTCATGCAGGACGAACCTAACCGGTGAGGTAATCGGCGTCCTCCCTTGGGAACTACCGCTCGTGCACGTCCGACACCCGAACGTACCCGTCCAGACCCTCCTGGTTCGCGGTCGGGTCACGGAAGTCCGGTACTCAGGCAGGTCACTAACGGCCGTGGTGGACGATGGCACGGCCCGCGTTGAAATCGTGCTCCCGGAAGGAACCCTGGTGAGCGTGGGCCAGGAGCTCGTCGTGCTCGGTATCCCAGATTTCGAGGCCGAGAACGTGCGCCTGCTGTGCTCGGACCTCGTGATATCGTACAGCGAGGAGGACGTCGTAGACGTGGCCGACCTCGTCGCAATACCCACCGTATGCGGAGGTACGAGTGCGTGCGTGAGCGGGATCGTGAAGCAGGTTCTGAACGACCACACCATCGTCCTCCGATCCGAGTACGATCCGAGCGCGAGCATCACCGTCACGTTCAGGTATCCAGTGAACCTACGCATCGGAGAGAGAGTAGTCGTTGTAGGTGAGTTGACGTTCGATCTCCGGACGGTCCGGATCGTGGGAATCGAGGTACTCGATTTACCCAGGGTCAGGAAAGATGTCCTATTGCTAGTGTCGGGGGCGACGTTCCAGGGGATCAGCCCGTCCGCGCTCTCGCTGGTCAACATGTGCCGCATGCTGGACGTGGTCGCGGCGGAACCGTGGGTCGCCCTGGCCATCGGTGAACGCTCGTACCTCTCACCGACCGCGAGGCCTCACGGTGCGGGGCGATGGGATGTTCTAAGAGACGTGCTCGAGGCACTCGAGAGATCGTTGGAGGAGGTGAAAGAGAGACTTCGGGATCGGGGGTGTGTCCCTGAAGTCCTCAGGAAGCTCCTCGATGACGTCATGACGAAGCTGGAGCGCGATCCGCTGGGTACGCTCCACGAACTACACGAGGGGCTTAAGGAGCTGAACGACTACGTCGTCGTCGGTCTTCGAGACTTGGTCGGGTGGAACCTGGCGGAGCTCCTGTGGTCGGTTGCTATCGGTACCGGCCTGTGGATTCTACCGTCCCGAAACGCTCCGTTCCTGCACTGGGCCGTCTCATACTTGGTCCTACGGGAGGCGTTGAAGGATAGGCTCCCCGACTGGCTCCTCGGGGAGCTGACGTGGGATAACGTTCCGGTGATGGCAGGCGCCGCGGTCTTCACGCAGTGTCCGGGTGAGTTCATAGCGCCGGTACTCCCGATGATCGAGGCCGGCATGTACACGAGTGACAGTGTAGAGTCCCTAGGGCTCCGGACGCTCGTCGGGTTCTCGTACACAGTCCTCCCGTATGTGCGATCGGAGCTCGTGGGAATGCGGCAGCCGTTCCTACACTGTCCGCTCGCACTAGCCTTGGCTGTCGTCACCTCGGACGCGGTCCTGCAGGTGTTCGACTCGTACGACGATTACTCGAACCTCTTCTGCTGCGGTTGCACCGTCAACCTCGAGGCGTCGGCGAGGGCGCTCCTGGATTACCTGCTCCGTGAGAATTCCGTCAGAGGGTGGACGCTCGACGTCTCGAAGGTCGACCTCGGCGCCTTCAAACCTGGCTGGAACGTTGCCAAGGGTGCGGGCCGCCTCGCGAGGCTCGTCGGGTGGAGTGAGGCCCTCCTCCGCGCTGTGAACGACTTGAGAGTGACGGCGAGGAAGATCGATCGTGGTTCGGGTCCGTTGGTCACAACTCGGGCGTATCTCATGCGGAGTCTGCTTAGGACGTTGTATAACAGGAGCTTTACCACCGGACTCCGTCGGTTCGGTGCTTCGGGCGCCCTATACCTGTTGCGCTCGCTCAAGCGGTTCGCGACCCTCGGGTACGTCGCGGTAGGGCGGCGCGACTTCGCAACTGTCCTCCCGACCGTCTGGTCCATAGTCAAAGCCAACGCAGACTGGTTAGCGTCGGTGCCGACGGCCCTAGCTTCGGCCGCGTTCTCGCTCGTCAGAATCTCGACCGATCTGAGCATCCCCTACCCGCGAGAGGCGTTATCCTGGATCGCTTCAGTGGCCTGCTGTTGCCCAGAACTCTGCGCCTTCCAGTCCGGAATCGTCGAGAGGATGGCGGTAGAGACTGCTACCCCGGTATCCAGGACCGCGCCGATGACGCGTCCGGTGCTCAGACCAACCGTCCATGTGACAACTGCGGTTCATATGACACCTGTGATTTCCCAGGTTGTGGCCACAGTCTCGCGTGTCGCGATGGCGACTGGGACTGGGGTAAGTCCGAAGTCGTTGGGGCACACCGGGGTAGGAGTGTCCCTAGAAGGTGTTGCGGATAAAGTCGCCGGAACCGGAAAGGGTGTCGGGTCGACCGTCGCGATGAGCGGGAGAGTGCTGACGCGGGAGTATCAGGCGACCCCGACATCCTACTTCCCGAGGTGGTTGCTGGCACTGACGTTACTCGTGAGCTTCTTCCTAGCCGTATGGTGGGCGAAGCGTTACGAACCGGATCCTAGGGGGTGGTGA
- a CDS encoding prenyltransferase/squalene oxidase repeat-containing protein translates to MGILRPLVLALVAAGLSTAPGSAITAEQIQECARAAHDWLKGQQYTEDDVGKIIEYKDRSGQKATYQVKPEDVGAFPMSYKSDVTYYCLPNLHTYVVMDTLLTAVEAGYPIDKDMILKALRYMWNVKGKYQRKEDPNGKWAYWVRIKDGKEIPSAGLTAKFALPFFRARQAGIVPDDEWNEYKPFLEKVIRWLREGPNLQKEDKGCCWIDYPDRPGGAHGITDVTSYCFRTLLAAGTPPDDDLVLKVVEWFLNNQDEKGNFYTDPRDTGCPYPLYTTGHCRAVIALCDWLEAVQRAGKEDELKGLVERVKNALKKAIDYLLSLRDQESGMWGRGPLTEYPPDYGSTASALVALLRCAKLGLIDPNHEAIVKALEVLHDQYLRAKRLRLPFYWYFIRSVWSPELRYRSQTLATSYALAAFALAEKLGVKGITERKRFPVAPGVLALALAASLLTRRR, encoded by the coding sequence ATGGGAATCCTTAGGCCGTTAGTACTCGCCCTCGTCGCTGCTGGTCTATCGACCGCTCCGGGATCCGCCATCACGGCCGAGCAGATCCAGGAGTGCGCCAGGGCCGCTCACGACTGGTTGAAGGGGCAGCAGTACACTGAGGACGACGTGGGAAAAATCATCGAGTACAAGGATAGGAGCGGACAGAAGGCCACGTACCAGGTCAAGCCGGAAGACGTCGGCGCGTTCCCGATGTCGTACAAGTCGGACGTCACGTACTACTGCCTGCCGAACCTGCACACGTACGTGGTCATGGACACCCTACTGACGGCCGTCGAGGCCGGGTACCCCATCGACAAGGACATGATCCTGAAGGCCCTCCGGTATATGTGGAACGTGAAGGGTAAGTACCAGCGCAAGGAAGATCCCAACGGGAAGTGGGCGTACTGGGTCAGAATAAAAGACGGTAAAGAAATCCCTAGCGCGGGATTGACAGCGAAGTTCGCACTGCCGTTCTTCCGGGCCAGACAGGCGGGCATCGTTCCGGACGACGAGTGGAACGAGTACAAGCCGTTCCTAGAGAAGGTGATCAGATGGCTCCGTGAGGGTCCGAACCTGCAGAAGGAGGATAAGGGCTGTTGCTGGATAGACTACCCGGACCGTCCGGGTGGTGCTCACGGTATCACGGACGTGACATCGTACTGCTTCCGGACGCTGCTGGCGGCCGGAACGCCTCCGGACGACGATCTGGTCTTGAAGGTCGTCGAGTGGTTCCTGAACAACCAGGACGAGAAGGGTAACTTCTACACCGACCCGAGGGATACAGGTTGCCCGTACCCGCTGTACACGACCGGACACTGTCGTGCTGTGATCGCCCTCTGCGATTGGCTCGAAGCCGTGCAGCGGGCGGGCAAGGAAGACGAGCTGAAGGGATTAGTAGAGCGCGTGAAGAACGCGCTCAAGAAAGCTATCGACTACCTGCTATCTCTTCGGGACCAGGAGTCCGGCATGTGGGGTCGCGGCCCGCTGACCGAGTACCCGCCGGACTACGGTAGCACGGCCTCCGCGCTGGTCGCGCTGCTCAGGTGCGCGAAGTTGGGTCTCATCGACCCGAACCACGAGGCTATCGTGAAAGCACTTGAGGTGCTGCACGACCAGTACCTGAGGGCCAAGCGACTGAGGTTACCGTTCTACTGGTATTTCATCCGGAGCGTCTGGAGCCCGGAGCTGCGCTACCGGAGCCAGACGCTGGCGACCTCGTACGCGCTGGCAGCCTTCGCGTTGGCCGAGAAACTGGGCGTCAAGGGTATCACCGAGCGGAAACGCTTCCCAGTGGCTCCAGGGGTCCTGGCACTGGCCCTCGCAGCGTCGCTCCTAACCCGACGCCGCTGA
- a CDS encoding permease encodes MDPLNAFVGFLTEISPYLLIGLVLGAALQSMVPEHYLARHLRGGLKACIIATLLGVPLPLCSCSVLPLAIAAKNRGAGVGPVIAFIVATPQTDVNSLLLAYALLGPYFMAAKVLTAVVAAVVVGYMAELALKDRSEEAEELPLCGEHGPCCRGRSFKDFPRELLELSGTVGPWLLIGLVASVLLELLVPSPTVRYLKGLLGSILAALIGLPLYVCSVAAIPIAASLVAKGASIGSMLTFTVAGPGTNVATLSVILRFLGWRIVAAYLVGITLCAVAAGYAADTIRVPVVPADVFEVSSHPSLDAVPAVILLSLIVVGVIWRLARSRT; translated from the coding sequence TTGGATCCCCTAAACGCGTTCGTGGGCTTTTTAACGGAGATTTCTCCGTACCTGCTCATCGGTCTCGTGTTAGGAGCTGCACTACAATCTATGGTTCCTGAACACTACCTCGCCCGTCATCTGCGTGGTGGCCTCAAGGCTTGCATAATTGCAACGCTTCTCGGAGTTCCGCTTCCCCTCTGCTCGTGTTCGGTCCTCCCGCTCGCGATAGCGGCCAAGAACCGTGGGGCCGGTGTAGGCCCAGTCATCGCCTTCATCGTAGCTACCCCGCAAACCGACGTGAACTCCCTGTTGTTGGCCTACGCGCTGCTCGGGCCGTACTTCATGGCGGCTAAGGTGCTGACCGCGGTAGTTGCGGCCGTAGTGGTCGGTTATATGGCCGAGCTCGCCCTGAAGGACCGAAGCGAAGAGGCGGAAGAACTCCCATTGTGCGGAGAACACGGACCATGCTGCCGAGGGCGTTCCTTCAAGGATTTCCCACGTGAGCTTCTGGAGCTATCGGGCACCGTAGGGCCGTGGCTTCTGATAGGACTTGTAGCTTCAGTCCTGCTGGAACTGTTGGTACCGAGTCCGACGGTACGATACCTCAAGGGTCTCCTCGGGTCTATTCTCGCCGCCCTGATAGGTCTACCGCTCTACGTGTGTTCGGTCGCCGCGATCCCCATAGCAGCCTCGCTGGTGGCGAAGGGAGCCTCCATAGGCTCGATGCTGACGTTCACCGTGGCCGGCCCTGGGACCAATGTAGCCACGCTGTCCGTTATCCTACGATTCCTGGGATGGAGGATCGTCGCGGCTTACCTGGTCGGAATCACCCTCTGCGCGGTCGCGGCCGGATATGCTGCGGATACCATACGTGTGCCGGTAGTTCCCGCTGATGTCTTCGAGGTGTCCAGTCACCCGAGCCTGGACGCCGTTCCCGCGGTGATACTACTATCACTTATAGTGGTGGGAGTCATATGGAGGTTAGCACGAAGTAGAACATAG
- a CDS encoding 3-dehydroquinate synthase II has translation MQTKQVWVSVAFEGEWDEKKPYVTESIEAGVDVIVCLPEDVERVKELGNVKVAVPLMPDPGSPDLALEELDAIDADVVIVGKGGEGDGSIDLPDDVSESIDAALIEKARDRGFEVAEYVEIMDKPYERFAVEIAKNVGPDYVIAIGRDWKIIPLENLIAELQSEKTQLIAGARDTEEARIAFETLDVGSDGVLLDAERIDPSEIKKTAEIAERAAAERFELVAVEVKEVKPIGKGDRVCVDTCSLMSEGEGMLVGSTSRGMFLIHSESLENPYVEPRPFRVNAGPVHAYIRVPGGKTKYLAELRPGDEVLIVDTEGRTRTAVVGRLKIERRPLMLIRAEYEGLEIQTIVQNAETIHLVREDGEPVSVVDLKPGDKVLAYVETEEGKGRHFGMEVEETIVEE, from the coding sequence ATGCAGACCAAGCAGGTTTGGGTCTCGGTGGCATTCGAAGGAGAGTGGGACGAGAAAAAGCCCTACGTCACGGAATCGATCGAGGCCGGTGTTGACGTGATAGTTTGCCTTCCCGAGGACGTAGAGCGCGTGAAAGAGCTCGGAAACGTTAAGGTCGCGGTGCCGCTGATGCCGGACCCAGGTTCCCCCGACCTAGCTCTCGAGGAGCTGGATGCCATCGACGCCGACGTGGTGATTGTTGGCAAAGGTGGTGAGGGAGACGGGTCCATCGACCTGCCGGACGACGTATCCGAGTCCATCGACGCCGCGCTCATCGAGAAGGCGCGGGATCGCGGGTTCGAGGTCGCCGAGTACGTAGAGATTATGGACAAGCCTTATGAGCGCTTCGCCGTGGAGATAGCGAAGAACGTGGGACCCGACTACGTGATCGCGATCGGTCGTGATTGGAAAATCATCCCGCTGGAGAACCTCATCGCGGAACTCCAGAGTGAGAAGACACAGCTCATCGCCGGGGCTCGGGATACCGAGGAGGCACGTATAGCTTTCGAGACGCTCGATGTGGGTTCGGATGGTGTCCTGCTCGACGCGGAGCGGATCGATCCGTCAGAGATCAAGAAAACCGCGGAGATCGCGGAGCGGGCCGCGGCGGAGCGGTTCGAGCTCGTCGCGGTCGAGGTGAAGGAGGTCAAACCGATAGGTAAGGGCGACAGGGTTTGCGTGGACACCTGCTCGCTCATGTCCGAGGGTGAAGGGATGCTCGTAGGGTCGACATCTCGCGGGATGTTCCTCATCCACAGCGAGAGCCTCGAGAACCCGTACGTCGAGCCGCGACCTTTCCGGGTGAACGCCGGTCCGGTCCACGCCTACATCCGTGTGCCCGGCGGGAAGACGAAGTACCTGGCCGAGCTGAGACCCGGCGATGAGGTGCTGATAGTCGACACGGAGGGACGTACAAGGACCGCGGTAGTGGGCCGACTGAAGATCGAACGGAGACCGCTAATGCTAATCCGCGCTGAGTACGAAGGTTTGGAGATTCAAACTATAGTCCAGAACGCCGAAACCATTCACCTGGTACGTGAGGACGGCGAGCCTGTATCCGTAGTCGATCTCAAACCAGGCGACAAGGTGCTCGCATACGTGGAGACCGAAGAAGGTAAGGGCCGTCACTTCGGGATGGAGGTCGAAGAGACCATAGTGGAGGAGTAA